A single region of the Paraburkholderia megapolitana genome encodes:
- a CDS encoding DeoR/GlpR family DNA-binding transcription regulator translates to MWQKDRHQRIRALLSTLQRVSTERIMADLDVSRETVRRDLLDLEALGELRRVHGGAVRPGDEAPIAERAHTHVKSKNAIAKAATGVIASGQTLFIDAGTTTALLAEELAKLANLTIVTNSIDVALKLRGSAEPAEMSNEVILLGGSISERAFATTGATTILDIRRYRADVALLSPTGVDVRSGATNFDHAESEVARAMVDCADKIVILADYSKIGQRSRVSYCPAERIDVLITNSKATDVPDFAPLKKKVRKVIIA, encoded by the coding sequence ATGTGGCAGAAAGACCGTCATCAACGAATCCGCGCCCTGCTGTCGACGCTGCAACGGGTATCCACCGAACGCATCATGGCGGACCTCGATGTTTCGCGCGAAACCGTGCGGCGCGATCTGCTCGACCTCGAAGCGTTGGGCGAGCTGCGGCGCGTACATGGCGGCGCGGTACGACCCGGTGACGAAGCGCCGATCGCGGAGCGCGCGCATACCCACGTCAAGTCCAAGAACGCGATCGCAAAAGCGGCAACCGGAGTGATCGCAAGCGGCCAGACGCTCTTCATCGATGCGGGCACCACCACTGCGCTACTCGCCGAAGAACTGGCGAAGCTCGCCAATCTGACCATCGTCACCAACTCGATCGATGTCGCGCTGAAGCTGCGCGGCTCTGCCGAACCGGCGGAAATGTCGAACGAAGTCATCCTGCTGGGCGGCTCGATCAGCGAACGCGCGTTCGCCACCACGGGCGCGACGACGATACTCGACATCCGACGCTATCGCGCCGACGTCGCGCTGCTGTCGCCAACCGGCGTCGACGTGCGCAGTGGTGCGACGAACTTCGATCACGCCGAATCGGAAGTCGCGCGTGCGATGGTGGACTGCGCGGACAAGATCGTGATCCTCGCGGACTACAGCAAGATCGGCCAGCGTAGCCGCGTGTCGTATTGCCCCGCCGAACGTATCGACGTGCTGATTACCAACAGCAAGGCGACTGACGTGCCCGACTTCGCACCGCTGAAGAAGAAAGTGCG
- the ugpQ gene encoding glycerophosphodiester phosphodiesterase, with protein MKEESTQDARGTWPYPARVAHRIGGSLTPENTLAGFDACIRYGYRMIEFDAKLSADNTVFLLHDDLLDRTTNGHGAAAQHSWQQLAALDAGSWYGPDFAGTRLPTLADVAARCAREGIAANIEIKPCHGRDALTGTLVAQAARTLWQSATLPPLLSSFSIEALTAARDAVPELPRGMLFDALPDDWLRIVRELDCVSLHTDHKRITEEQVKAIHAAGLRVLTYTVNDPARAEELVRWGVDMICTDRIDIIAGDARAVA; from the coding sequence GTGAAAGAGGAGAGCACGCAGGATGCACGCGGCACGTGGCCTTATCCGGCGCGCGTTGCTCACCGGATTGGCGGATCGCTGACGCCCGAGAACACGCTGGCAGGATTCGACGCCTGTATCCGTTACGGCTACCGGATGATCGAGTTCGACGCGAAGCTTTCCGCGGATAACACCGTCTTCCTGCTGCACGACGATCTGCTCGATCGCACGACCAACGGCCACGGCGCTGCTGCGCAACATAGCTGGCAGCAACTCGCCGCGCTCGACGCCGGCTCGTGGTACGGACCGGACTTTGCCGGCACGCGGCTGCCCACTCTGGCCGACGTCGCCGCGCGCTGCGCGCGCGAGGGCATAGCCGCCAACATCGAAATCAAGCCGTGCCACGGGCGCGACGCGCTGACCGGGACGCTCGTCGCGCAGGCTGCGCGCACGTTGTGGCAATCGGCAACGCTGCCGCCGCTGCTGTCGTCGTTCTCCATCGAAGCGCTCACCGCCGCACGCGATGCCGTTCCGGAATTACCGCGCGGCATGCTGTTCGATGCGCTGCCCGACGACTGGCTGCGCATCGTGCGCGAACTGGATTGCGTATCGCTGCATACGGATCACAAGCGGATCACAGAAGAGCAGGTCAAGGCGATTCACGCGGCGGGCCTGCGCGTACTGACCTATACCGTCAACGATCCGGCGCGCGCGGAAGAGCTCGTGCGCTGGGGCGTCGACATGATCTGTACCGATCGCATCGATATCATCGCTGGCGACGCGCGCGCCGTTGCGTGA